The following are encoded together in the Corticium candelabrum chromosome 1, ooCorCand1.1, whole genome shotgun sequence genome:
- the LOC134190869 gene encoding RING finger protein 215-like isoform X1, translating to MFLLLYLAAAVAGIPAVSGSSEAVVEVITETIDGSDSYESSSVIGVMTPVGAVSSAEGDIVNLEMAKFCSGTATKPPLHRHGWVAAIILPSSESPACLRAPCTEKDDGNDNDDGKSASRLGKVSENREEREVCNLVAVASRALLWGAAAVLFLSEEVEVPAELNGEQQVHRPVVLLLANYAKKVAELLWRKARKSRVQIHPKTSSLWAGDISRVTLWTRCGPVRYHGTVCPGNYRHEKIPYMAMLMKTESALLLIGVVFIVFLVKVVRIRRQHLVQQEESLEVALANMARQAVNRMPTQRYKTLHVMRFTTYSRSQSTASKKPESSSRDSCAICLDEYSFRQVLRTLPCKHSFHRNCVDVWLISKRTCPLCKFNILDPGNSSGSDEQLNEQ from the exons ATGTTTCTTCTGTTGTACTTGGCTGCTGCCGTGGCTGGTATTCCTGCCGTTTCAGGAAGTTCTGAGGCGGTAGTCGAGGTTATAACTGAAACGATCGACGGTAGTGATAGTTATGAGTCTTCGAGTGTGATTGGAGTGATGACTCCGGTGGGAGCTGTCTCTAGTGCTGAAGGCGATATTGTGAAT CTAGAGATGGCAAAATTTTGTTCTGGAACTGCAACTAAGCCTCCTCTTCATCGTCATGGTTGGGTGGCTGCTATTATTCTGCCATCGTCGGAGTCTCCTGCATGTCTGCGCGCACCTTGCACTGAGAAAGATGATGGAAACGACAACGATGATGGAAAGAGTGCCAGTCGGTTGGGGAAAGTATCGGAGAACCGAGAAGAAAGAGAAGTGTGCAACCTAGTAGCTGTG GCCAGTCGGGCATTATTGTGGGGTGCTGCAGCAGTGTTATTTCTGAGTGAAGAAGTCGAAGTACCTGCAGAG CTTAATGGAGAGCAGCAAGTTCATCGTCCAGTTGTTCTTTTGCTTGCAAATTACGCTAAGAAAGTCGCTGAACTGTTGTGGAG GAAGGCGAGGAAGTCACGTGTGCAGATACATCCGAAGACATCATCATTATGGGCAGGA GACATTTCTCGTGTGACATTATGGACTCGATGTGGACCTGTCAGATATCATGGAACTGTTTGCCCAGGAAACTATCGTCATGAGAAGATACCT TACATGGCAATGCTGATGAAAACGGAGTCTGCGTTGCTGTTGATTGGAGTCGTGTTCATTGTATTTCTTGTAAAG GTAGTTCGAATAAGGCGGCAACACTTGgtgcagcaagaagagagCCTTGAG GTTGCTTTAGCCAACATGGCAAGACAAGCAGTCAACAGGATGCCAACACAGAGATACAAAACATTGCATGTGATGAGGTTTACCACTTACTCTCGATCTCAATCTACCGCCTCCAAGAAACCAGAAAGCTCTTCTAGAGATTCATGTGCTATCTGTCTTGACGAGTACTCTTTTCGTCAG GTGTTGCGCACTTTGCCGTGCAAGCACAGTTTTCACAGAAATTGTGTCGATGTGTGGCTGATTTCTAAGCGAACGTGTCCTCTTTGCAAGTTTAATATATTAG ATCCAGGAAATAGCAGTGGTAGTGACGAGCAGTTGAATGAACAGTAG
- the LOC134190869 gene encoding RING finger protein 215-like isoform X2 codes for MAKFCSGTATKPPLHRHGWVAAIILPSSESPACLRAPCTEKDDGNDNDDGKSASRLGKVSENREEREVCNLVAVASRALLWGAAAVLFLSEEVEVPAELNGEQQVHRPVVLLLANYAKKVAELLWRKARKSRVQIHPKTSSLWAGDISRVTLWTRCGPVRYHGTVCPGNYRHEKIPYMAMLMKTESALLLIGVVFIVFLVKVVRIRRQHLVQQEESLEVALANMARQAVNRMPTQRYKTLHVMRFTTYSRSQSTASKKPESSSRDSCAICLDEYSFRQVLRTLPCKHSFHRNCVDVWLISKRTCPLCKFNILDPGNSSGSDEQLNEQ; via the exons ATGGCAAAATTTTGTTCTGGAACTGCAACTAAGCCTCCTCTTCATCGTCATGGTTGGGTGGCTGCTATTATTCTGCCATCGTCGGAGTCTCCTGCATGTCTGCGCGCACCTTGCACTGAGAAAGATGATGGAAACGACAACGATGATGGAAAGAGTGCCAGTCGGTTGGGGAAAGTATCGGAGAACCGAGAAGAAAGAGAAGTGTGCAACCTAGTAGCTGTG GCCAGTCGGGCATTATTGTGGGGTGCTGCAGCAGTGTTATTTCTGAGTGAAGAAGTCGAAGTACCTGCAGAG CTTAATGGAGAGCAGCAAGTTCATCGTCCAGTTGTTCTTTTGCTTGCAAATTACGCTAAGAAAGTCGCTGAACTGTTGTGGAG GAAGGCGAGGAAGTCACGTGTGCAGATACATCCGAAGACATCATCATTATGGGCAGGA GACATTTCTCGTGTGACATTATGGACTCGATGTGGACCTGTCAGATATCATGGAACTGTTTGCCCAGGAAACTATCGTCATGAGAAGATACCT TACATGGCAATGCTGATGAAAACGGAGTCTGCGTTGCTGTTGATTGGAGTCGTGTTCATTGTATTTCTTGTAAAG GTAGTTCGAATAAGGCGGCAACACTTGgtgcagcaagaagagagCCTTGAG GTTGCTTTAGCCAACATGGCAAGACAAGCAGTCAACAGGATGCCAACACAGAGATACAAAACATTGCATGTGATGAGGTTTACCACTTACTCTCGATCTCAATCTACCGCCTCCAAGAAACCAGAAAGCTCTTCTAGAGATTCATGTGCTATCTGTCTTGACGAGTACTCTTTTCGTCAG GTGTTGCGCACTTTGCCGTGCAAGCACAGTTTTCACAGAAATTGTGTCGATGTGTGGCTGATTTCTAAGCGAACGTGTCCTCTTTGCAAGTTTAATATATTAG ATCCAGGAAATAGCAGTGGTAGTGACGAGCAGTTGAATGAACAGTAG
- the LOC134190860 gene encoding uncharacterized protein LOC134190860: MSCRIWILSLFCVSFLCRSLQTQPDLPGHLRPLGFHRPPLSHVDEFDYVISPREFWEKYASKGEPVVFRGAANHSAGFSRWTNEYLVENYGDLELKLEAKKEKGGDLPIGDAGMARDTLRHFISRYERDDAYVVSQLPQPMYHEVSALPCLMCGSFRKRLLEVNYWMSSGGTKSILHRDADNAINCLFAGRKDWILIDRQYTHLVPLTSGQTGSFSAFALLDIEKINLKKYPDFANVPWRYANLTAGDCLFLPYSYLHQVTSYERNIAVSLLFARFTEFEEDENCSEDKLVFTPLSDLHITWSYPGHGEMSMGNLDPEHVRQGMLSAAGDDEVLTREDISSMLIIHKGSSREEAEAVTERLFTFLGPDIHGTIPQSDIDGYSEDTLKEIATMLDGDDANTEEYEEYLLDVGYVQDSVVKMVNSSSELDVDDFVMKWVNDVGGSMPIGRRLFHDLDVDGDGVLNDTDLSKAGDEPFTPFLKSKRSNKGNELYLKELEEVSNLAAVEEKAEENQDHDEL; the protein is encoded by the coding sequence ATGTCTTGTAGGATTTGGATTTTATCGTTGTTTTGTGTAAGCTTTCTTTGTCGATCTCTCCAGACGCAGCCTGATCTTCCAGGTCACTTGAGACCGCTCGGATTTCACAGACCTCCGTTGAGTCACGTGGATGAGTTTGATTATGTCATCAGTCCGAGAGAATTTTGGGAGAAGTATGCGTCAAAGGGAGAGCCAGTGGTCTTTCGTGGAGCTGCAAATCATTCTGCCGGCTTCAGCCGGTGGACAAACGAATATCTGGTAGAAAATTATGGAGACTTGGAACTAAAGTTGGAGGCAAAGAAGGAGAAAGGTGGAGATTTGCCTATTGGTGATGCTGGAATGGCTAGAGATACTTTGAGACATTTTATTAGTCGATATGAAAGAGATGATGCTTATGTAGTGTCACAGTTGCCGCAGCCCATGTATCATGAAGTGTCTGCATTGCCTTGTCTCATGTGTGGTTCATTCAGGAAGCGTCTGTTGGAAGTGAACTACTGGATGAGTTCAGGAGGTACGAAGAGCATACTTCATCGAGATGCAGACAATGCAATtaactgcttgtttgctgGAAGGAAAGACTGGATtctgattgacagacagtaCACTCACCTTGTACCTCTTACTAGCGGACAAACTGGGTCATTCAGTGCGTTTGCTCTACTCGACATAGAGAAAATTAATTTGAAGAAATATCCTGATTTTGCTAATGTTCCATGGCGATATGCAAACCTTACAGCTGGAGATTGTTTGTTTCTACCTTATAGTTACCTGCACCAAGTAACATCATACGAACGCAACATTGctgtgtctttgttgtttgccagATTCACTGAATTTGAGGAGGATGAGAATTGCAGTGAAGACAAACTTGTATTCACTCCACTCAGTGATTTACACATTACTTGGTCGTATCCCGGACATGGAGAAATGTCAATGGGAAATCTTGATCCTGAACATGTGAGACAAGGTATGTTATCAGCAGCTGGGGATGACGAAGTGCTGACACGTGAAGACATTTCTTCTATGCTAATTATCCACAAGGGCTCTTCAAGGGAAGAAGCAGAAGCAGTAACAGAGCGTCTATTCACATTTCTGGGTCCAGACATTCATGGTACCATACCTCAATCAGACATTGATGGATATTCAGAAGATACCTTAAAAGAAATAGCTACGATGTTGGATGGAGACGATGCTAATACAGAAGAGTATGAAGAGTATTTGCTTGATGTTGGATATGTGCAAGATTCTGTAGTCAAGATGGTCAACAGCAGTAGTGAACTAGACGTTGATGATTTTGTAATGAAATGGGTCAATGACGTGGGAGGATCGATGCCAATTGGTCGACGTTTATTTCATGACTTAGATGTAGATGGAGATGGTGTTTTGAATGATACAGACTTAAGTAAAGCTGGAGACGAGCCTTTCACACCTTTCTTAAAGAGCAAAAGATCAAATAAAGGAAATGAACTGTACTTGAAGGAGTTAGAGGAAGTGAGCAATTTAGCAGCAGTTGAAGAGAAAGCAGAGGAAAATCAAGATCATGATGAGCTCTGA